Below is a window of Coriobacteriia bacterium DNA.
GAGGCCGAGATCGGCCTTGAGCCGCCGCTGCCCGTAGACGGGGTCTCCAACGCATGGGTGGTGAATGTAGGCCATGTGAACGCGAATCTGATGGGTGCGCCCTGTGTAGAGCTTGCACTCCAGAAGCGAGAACCCGTCGTCGGCGGGTCCGGCCTCGAAGCGCTCGAGCACCCGAAACGTCGTGACCGACTGCTTGGCCGTCTGGGAGTCCGAGACCGCCATCTTCATCCGTTCGCGCTGGTCCCTGCCGAGAGGCGCATCGATCATGCCCGAGTCGGGCGCGATCCACCCGTGCACGAGCGTCAGATAACGACGGTCGATCGAGCGGATCTTGATTGCCTCCTGAAGGCGAACCTGCGCCTCGTCGGTCTTGGCCACCATCATCAGTCCGCTTGTGTCCTTGTCGAGCCGATGAACGATGCCGGGCCGCTCGTCGCCTTGCAGGGTACCAAGCGTGTCCGAGTGCGCCAGCAGGGCGTGGACGAGTGTGCCCGTCCAGTTGCCCTCGGCGGGGTGTACAACCAATCCGGCCTGCTTCGAGAGGACGATCATGTACTCGTCCTCGAACCGGATGTCGAGGGGGATATCCTCGGGAATCAGGTCGCCGCGATCGTAGGGCGGCACCTCGATCTCGATGCGCTCCCCTGCCCTCACGGAGTGCT
It encodes the following:
- a CDS encoding RluA family pseudouridine synthase, with the protein product MRPSEYYEHVVTSEEAGQRLDSLLGGFDFLVSRSAASRLIDGGNVMVDGSVVAKKHSVRAGERIEIEVPPYDRGDLIPEDIPLDIRFEDEYMIVLSKQAGLVVHPAEGNWTGTLVHALLAHSDTLGTLQGDERPGIVHRLDKDTSGLMMVAKTDEAQVRLQEAIKIRSIDRRYLTLVHGWIAPDSGMIDAPLGRDQRERMKMAVSDSQTAKQSVTTFRVLERFEAGPADDGFSLLECKLYTGRTHQIRVHMAYIHHPCVGDPVYGQRRLKADLGLERQFLHAYRLSLTHPITGEELLFVDPLPEDLASRLERIESYSAGRTEAGNEVLGLVARGRKP